ACTTCACGGTTTCAATGGGCGGATACAACACGATCTGTGAACTGGCCTGTGCTGGTGCGCGCTCGTTGATAGTCCCGCGTAGTAAACCGCGCCGCGAGCAACTCCTGCGTGCCCGGTTACTCGCCCAACGAGGGGTTCTGGACTACTTCGACGATTCGACTCCCGAGCCCTCCAGGTTGATGCGACATATATCTGAGGGTCTTCTGGCAGCACGACCGACGGTCGGCTGGGGACTTGATTTCGACGGACTTCAGAGAGTTGCGGATCAACTCGTCGATCGTGACCGCACGATTCGTCGTCGGGTACCCGCCCGAGTCGCCGCGGGCCGATGATGCGATCACTGTTTGCGGTGCCTGCAGTCGCCATTTCGATCCTCGCGGGATCATTGATGTTCCCTATTCTCGCCGCTGATCAGCCCCTGGCGAAAGGTAGCTGGATCGGTGTTAAGGGAGAATTTGATACCCGGCACTTCGAGGCCCAGGAAATCGAACGACTCGATGACCGCACGGCCGGTATCAAGGGTCGATTGGATGGTTTCGATGCGGAATACGGGTTGATTCGATTTGGAACTCTCACCCTGAACATCGACGATCGCACACGACTGCGTGGTATCGACAACGAGCAACTCACAGCCGTTGCGTTTGCGACGGGCCAGCGGGTTAGAGCCTCCATCGTGATCATGGATGATGGTTCGCTGCGTGTCCGACGACTACGTCGACTCGACGATTCTTCATCGGATCGGATCACGATCGAAGGTCCGGTTCAATTTGTATCGCAACAGGAAGGGCAAACGGTACTCGGGTTACTCGGGGTGGATGTTCGGGCCGGACGGCGCGCAAGTTGGGACGGTATCGCCCGGCCACGCAGCCTCATCGATGACGATGACGTGCGACCGATTCGCGGCATGATTCTCGGCCGATTCGGACGGTTGTCGGGAGAAGTACGCTTTGACTACAAGCACAGGGACAACCTTGATCTGACAGACCAGATTGATGACGGGAGCGATACGGGACGACTGCGAGCTCGCGTCGAGTGGATCCTCCCGGCGACTCGGCGTATGTCCGGAATGCTTCAACTCAAGGCCGAGAGCGAACGGGAACTCGAAGACGGAGCTGACGATTTCTCAGACGACAGCGACGTTACTCTCGGTCGTGCTTACATCACGATGCATGGACTGGCCAATGGCCGTGGTTCGGTGCAGCTCGGTCGGTCGCGTTTTGATGACGCACGTGATTGGCTGTTCAATCGAGACATGGACGCGGCACGCGTCTTTTTCGACTTCACGCGAGTGCGACTCGAA
This genomic interval from Acidobacteriota bacterium contains the following:
- a CDS encoding alginate export family protein, which codes for MMRSLFAVPAVAISILAGSLMFPILAADQPLAKGSWIGVKGEFDTRHFEAQEIERLDDRTAGIKGRLDGFDAEYGLIRFGTLTLNIDDRTRLRGIDNEQLTAVAFATGQRVRASIVIMDDGSLRVRRLRRLDDSSSDRITIEGPVQFVSQQEGQTVLGLLGVDVRAGRRASWDGIARPRSLIDDDDVRPIRGMILGRFGRLSGEVRFDYKHRDNLDLTDQIDDGSDTGRLRARVEWILPATRRMSGMLQLKAESERELEDGADDFSDDSDVTLGRAYITMHGLANGRGSVQLGRSRFDDARDWLFNRDMDAARVFFDFTRVRLEASVFEELIDAVPRHRDIGNLHLAMTVYPGRRHELSAYLLDRNDRFVTASGRVRDFSPRLLGIRAAGEGKHVWSYWLDTALARGSMDSTELDGWALDVGGTLVARLKGEPSLTLGYAIGSGDEDPFDNVDQTFRQSGLQLNNGKWNGVSSFRYYGEALRPELANLSISTIGFGLRPKRKTSIDLIYHRYRLDTPAAELVNATFDDRRLNLIDLDIGEEWDLVVGFEELRHFEFELDLGYFEPGDAFLGPTDSSAVVRLKLKYLF